The sequence GCACACGTTGCTGCAGGCCATCGCCCGTACCAACCGCGTCAAGAAAGGCAAGCAGCGCGGCTACGTCATCGATTACATCGGTCTGGCCAATCACCTGACCGATGCGCTGACGCTTTACGCCGCCAGCGACGAGTTGCAGGAACTGAATGACGGCATGAAAAACATCTCCTCCGAGCTGCCGGTGCTGGACGAGCGGTACGTGCGTCTGTTGCAGCATTTCGATGCTCTGGGCGTCAAGCACATCAAGGCGTTCGTGAATGGCGAACTGCCCAATCTGGATGCCGATGCTGCTGTCGTGCATGCGGCCGTTAAGGCGCTGAAAGATGACAAGAAGCGTGCGGACTTCGAGGTGTACTTCAAGAAGTTCCTGATGAGCCTCGACATCATCCTGCCGCACAGCTCGGCCCAGCCGTATCGGGTGCCGGCAAAACGTTTCGGCTACATCCTGCAAGTGTGCAAGGAGCGCTACAAGGACGAGAGCATGAACCTCGGCAGCGCCGGGGAAAAGGTGAAGGCACTGATCAACGCCCATCTGATCAGCCTGGGGATCAATCCCAAGGTGCCGCCTGTGGAATTGCTGGCCGACGATTTTCTGGACAAGTTGGCCGCACATGCCGGAAAGAACAACGAAGCCAAGGCCAGCGAGATGGAACATGCCATCCGCAAGCACTGCACAGTGCATCACGACGAGGATCCGGCGTTCTACAAGCGGCTGTCGGAGAAAGTGGATGCGCTCATTGAGAAGCATCACGACGATTGGGATCTGCTGGCGGAACGGCTGTCCGGGCTTCGGTCCGAAGCCCTCGCAGGGCGAAGGGCCGGCGAAGCGGGCATGAGCAAGGAAGCGACGACGTTCTTTGAGCACGTTCTGGCGGTTGGAATCCCGGCGAACGAATTGGCGGACGCAGACAGGCCGGGATTCAAGGCCTTGATGGAACGCACCGTCGAGATCCTCCAGGACTCGGTGGTGAGCATCGATTTCTGGAGCGACCCCGACAAACAGAAGCGGGTGCGTGGATTGCTCAAGACTGAAATGTCAAAGACCGGAATCGAGGTGTTGAAACAGAACCGCGAGCGCGTTGCGGTCGAGATCATGAATCTTGCGAAGAACCGGCACGATGCGTTGACGAAAGCCATCGTGTCCGACAAGAGTGGAGGTGCGTGAATGCAACTGCGACACGTGCGTGACATCACCTACCAGCTGTTGCCCGGTGCCGAGCGACTGACCACGGATATTGTCATCGAGCGGGATGGCGTGATCAGCGTTCGCCCGCCCCTGCGGATGACACCCGAACAGGTGGACGAAACCGTATTGAGCAAGCGGATGTGGATCTACCGCAATCTCGCGGAATGGCGCGATCTGAATGCAACGCGTGTCACCCGCGAATGGGTGAGCGGCGAGTCCTTCCTCTATCTGGGCAACCGCTACCGACTGCTGTTGGTGGACGGGCAGAGTGAGCCGATCAAGCTCAAGGACGGACGATTCTGCTTGCGGCGAGATATTGCAGAAGAAGAGGGTTTCGATGCGGCGCAGAGCGCGTTCGAGGCGTTTTACACGGAGAAGGGCATGTCACGCCTGAAGGCGCGCATTGCTTATTTTGCCCCGAAGGTTGGCGTGCAACCAGGTGGTCTGAAAATCAAGGACCTCGGCTATCGCTGGGCATCCTGCCTTCCAAACGGCGACCTGCACTTTCATTGGAAGTGCTTGATGGCGCCGCCGACGATCATCGACTACATCGTCGTTCACGAGCTTTGCCATTCGCGTCATCGTGACCATTCCGTCGCGTTCTGGAATGAAGTCGACAAGGTGCTGCCGGAGTACCGGAGTCGCAAGGAGTGGTTGCGCGCGCGCGGCGCTGAATTGGGTCTGTGATGGGGGGCGGTTTGATCATCGTCTTGGCTCGCGCACCCTTGCGCCCCATCCGCAATCAACTCGTCCGGAATACCGGCCCGCGCGGCAGAAATGGCAGTCGACCGACACGCGTCAGCAAGAACGCATGCTCACGCGCGATCGTGAGCCGAGACTCGCAGAAGCCATCCGTGATGATCAGTATCGGTGCTGATTTCGGGAAGTCCGGTGTGCCTTGCAGCAGATCGATGCCCGGCTGCAGCACGGTGCCGCCGCGCCCGCGAATCTTGATCACGCCGGCGATGGCTTCCACTGGCAGATAGCCTTCGTCGTGCGCGGCCGCGTCGCAGCAGACGAGGCGCACCATCGGTACCTCGCGGCTGAGTGCGTAGGCGGCGATCGCGCCCAGCCCGCGGGCGAGATCAGCGCGCTCCATCGAGCCTGAGCTGTCGAGTACGACGCCGAACGTGCGGCCGGCGAGAAGCGCCTCATCGAGCGCGTAGCGTGGCCGCGGGATGTCGGGCGTGGCGCTTTGGCGGCGGGAGATGCGTGCGTAACTTCGGCTGCGCTCGAGCGGCGCGAACCAGGCGTCGAACCACTGTGCCAGTGCGACGTCCCACGGTATCGGCGGCTGAGCCAACGCCCGAACCTCTTCGATCAATCCGGCCGGAAGCAGTCCGCGCTGTCCACTGACGTGGAGTTCAAGCCCGGTGAGCAGGGCACGACGGCAGAAGCTGTCGAGATCCGTGGAATGGCTGTTGGCGGCATGGCCCGGCGCATCCAGCATGTCCGCCGCGCCCTCACCTCGCAGCGTAGCCAGCTTGCGGCGACT comes from Lysobacterales bacterium and encodes:
- a CDS encoding M48 family metallopeptidase, which encodes MQLRHVRDITYQLLPGAERLTTDIVIERDGVISVRPPLRMTPEQVDETVLSKRMWIYRNLAEWRDLNATRVTREWVSGESFLYLGNRYRLLLVDGQSEPIKLKDGRFCLRRDIAEEEGFDAAQSAFEAFYTEKGMSRLKARIAYFAPKVGVQPGGLKIKDLGYRWASCLPNGDLHFHWKCLMAPPTIIDYIVVHELCHSRHRDHSVAFWNEVDKVLPEYRSRKEWLRARGAELGL